A genomic segment from Triticum dicoccoides isolate Atlit2015 ecotype Zavitan chromosome 1A, WEW_v2.0, whole genome shotgun sequence encodes:
- the LOC119272911 gene encoding AT-hook motif nuclear-localized protein 10-like, with amino-acid sequence MEAKDVAPLAAATAAAPTTAPAPAPAPAAAPAPVSQAKPQPQPHTQPPPIASMPPPPHPFAHHQHHHHHQHQQQQQQPPAGSANPAAPMPGGGMRLSFDQMVGKPPGEHHPHQHQHPHQHQHQHPHQHHAPGPMLYAAPPPHAVAPPPGSNALGMGDLMRKKRGRPRKYAPDGSMALALAPLSSASGGAAPPPPPGQQHGFSISSPPSDPNAKRRGRPPGSGKKKQFEALGSWGISFTPHILSVKAGEDVASKIMSFSQQGPRTVCILSANGAISNVTLRQPATSGGLVTYEGRFEIISLSGSFLLAEDGDTRSRTGGLSVALAGSDGRVLGGCVAGQLTAATPVQVVVASFIAEGKKSKPAEPRKVEPMSAPPQMATYVPAPVASPPSEGTSSASSDDSGSPINHGGMPYNHSGGQQHQQQHMPPAYASGGWSLSAHHQNNNRHDADMKMMSN; translated from the exons ATGGAGGCCAAGGACgtcgcgccgctcgccgccgccaccgccgccgcccccaccaccgcgccggcgccggcgccggccccgGCCGCTGCCCCTGCCCCGGTTTCGCAGGCcaagccgcagccgcagccgcacaCGCAGCCACCGCCGATCgcctccatgccgccgccgccgcatccgtTCGCGCACcatcagcaccaccaccaccatcagcatcagcagcagcagcagcagccgccggcTGGGTCGGCGAACCCTGCCGCGCCCATGCCCGGAGGCGGCATGAGGCTCTCGTTCGACCAGATGGTGGGGAAGCCGCCCGGGGAGCACCACCCTCACCAGCACCAGCACCCGCATCAGCATCAGCATCAGCACCCGCACCAGCATCACGCTCCGGGCCCCATGCTctacgccgcgccgccgccacacGCGGTGGCGCCACCGCCGGGCAGCAATGCGCTCGGCATGGGCGACCTCATGCGCAAGAAGCGGGGCCGCCCGCGCAAGTACGCGCCCGACGGGAGCATGGCCCTCGCGCTCGCGCCACTCTCCTCCGCCTCCGGCGGCGCCGCGCCGCCCCCGCCTCCAGGCCAGCAGCACGGCTTCTCCATCAGCAGCCCCCCGTCCGATCCCAACGCCAAGCGCCGCGGCCGCCCCCCTGGCTCCGGCAAGAAGAAGCAGTTCGAAGCACTCG GGTCGTGGGGCATCTCCTTCACTCCGCATATCCTCTCCGTCAAGGCCGGCGAG GATGTTgcttcaaaaataatgtccttCTCACAGCAAGGACCTCGCACAGTTTGCATTCTTTCAGCAAATGGTGCAATAAGCAATGTAACACTTCGGCAGCCAGCTACATCTGGTGGACTGGTGACTTATGAG GGTCGATTTGAGATCATCTCCCTATCTGGTTCATTCCTGCTTGCAGAAGATGGTGACACCCGTAGCAGGACTGGTGGATTGAGCGTTGCACTTGCAGGATCTGATGGCCGGGTTCTTGGTGGATGTGTAGCTGGGCAGCTAACGGCTGCGACACCTGTTCAG GTTGTCGTGGCTAGTTTCATAGCCGAAGGTAAAAAATCAAAGCCCGCTGAGCCACGGAAGGTTGAACCGATGTCCGCACCTCCACAGATGGCCACCTATGTGCCAGCTCCAGTGGCCAGCCCTCCCTCAGAGGGCACATCCAGcgcatcatccgatgactccggcAGCCCCATCAACCACGGCGGGATGCCCTACAACCACTCTGGTGGgcagcagcaccagcagcagcacatGCCCCCCGCCTACGCATCCGGCGGCTGGTCGCTCTCGGCGCACCATCAGAACAACAACAGGCATGACGCTGACATGAAGATGATGTCGAACTAA